The proteins below are encoded in one region of Pseudomonas putida S13.1.2:
- a CDS encoding DUF1365 domain-containing protein translates to MNSSLCLGWISHRRLTPRLHAFRYRIGMFYLDLDEQAWLMGLSRWLGRWRLAPLCWRETDYLPAQTRHGETLAQAARLLVGQATGHMPEGPVQLLTQLRCWGLSFNPVSFYFCHDRDGGLKAILMEVRNTPWRERFHYVLPVQDNLAKPFSVAKAFHVSPFMPLDMDYHLRFSLSADHVRIHMQNWQDGRKVFEADLALHRQPLDGIGLRRYVMTFPWMSLRTVSAIYWQALRLLIKRTPVHDHTTSQNDLALGQPCEDPDDVESHPER, encoded by the coding sequence GTGAACAGCAGCCTTTGCCTGGGCTGGATCAGCCACCGACGGCTGACGCCGCGGCTGCATGCTTTCCGCTACCGGATCGGCATGTTCTACCTGGACCTGGACGAACAAGCCTGGCTGATGGGCCTGTCACGCTGGCTGGGGCGTTGGCGCCTGGCACCGCTGTGCTGGCGCGAAACCGACTACCTGCCAGCGCAGACCCGCCACGGCGAAACCCTGGCCCAGGCCGCACGCTTGCTGGTCGGGCAAGCCACGGGGCATATGCCCGAAGGCCCGGTACAGCTGCTCACGCAACTGCGTTGCTGGGGGCTGTCGTTCAACCCGGTGAGCTTCTATTTCTGCCATGACCGCGACGGCGGCCTGAAGGCGATCCTGATGGAGGTGCGCAACACCCCCTGGCGCGAACGCTTTCATTACGTGCTACCGGTGCAAGACAACCTTGCCAAGCCCTTCTCGGTGGCCAAAGCCTTCCACGTTTCACCCTTCATGCCACTGGACATGGACTATCACCTGCGCTTTTCCCTGAGCGCGGACCATGTACGCATCCACATGCAGAACTGGCAAGACGGCCGCAAGGTGTTCGAGGCCGACCTCGCCCTGCACCGTCAGCCACTGGATGGCATCGGGCTGCGTCGGTATGTCATGACCTTCCCATGGATGAGCCTGCGCACTGTCTCGGCCATCTATTGGCAAGCGCTACGCCTGTTGATCAAACGCACCCCCGTGCATGACCACACCACCAGCCAAAATGACCTGGCGCTCGGCCAACCTTGCGAGGACCCTGATGATGTCGAATCCCACCCTGAGCGTTAG
- a CDS encoding GlcG/HbpS family heme-binding protein has protein sequence MKTLDFELATQLAATTLRHARALGVRPLAAAVLDGAGHPLAVLRDEHASFLRPQIATGKARGCLGLGVGGRELARRAQAMPAFFDAINSLTDGEVIPVAGGILLRNIDGHLLGAIGVSGDTSDNDERCALLAIEALGLIADTGEVQA, from the coding sequence ATGAAGACGCTAGACTTCGAACTGGCCACGCAACTGGCCGCCACCACTTTGCGCCACGCCCGGGCCCTGGGCGTGCGGCCGCTGGCAGCCGCGGTGCTCGACGGTGCGGGTCACCCACTGGCGGTACTGCGCGACGAACACGCCAGTTTCCTGCGCCCGCAGATCGCCACCGGCAAGGCACGCGGCTGCCTGGGCTTGGGCGTCGGCGGCCGTGAACTGGCGCGTCGTGCGCAGGCCATGCCGGCATTCTTCGATGCCATCAACAGCCTCACCGACGGCGAGGTTATCCCGGTGGCGGGCGGCATCCTCCTGCGCAACATCGATGGCCACCTGCTGGGCGCCATCGGTGTCAGCGGCGACACTTCGGACAATGACGAGCGCTGCGCGCTGCTGGCCATCGAAGCGCTCGGGCTGATTGCCGACACTGGCGAGGTTCAGGCTTGA
- a CDS encoding DUF2878 domain-containing protein, which produces MPGRWLVANAVWLQAGWWICVLGAERPWLLLLVIAGVAVHLRLCPDVTAEFRALLRVTLAGCVLDSVLGAMGVFGFDAWPLPLWLALLWLVLASGMRHSLAWAGRHWRIGALLGALGGPLAYLGGARLADVALPLGALQTGLLLMPIWALALPLLARLAARR; this is translated from the coding sequence ATGCCCGGGCGCTGGCTGGTCGCCAATGCCGTCTGGTTACAGGCTGGCTGGTGGATCTGCGTGCTGGGCGCCGAACGCCCCTGGCTATTGCTGCTGGTGATCGCGGGTGTGGCGGTGCACTTGCGCCTGTGCCCGGACGTCACTGCCGAATTCAGGGCGCTGTTGCGCGTCACCTTGGCCGGGTGTGTGCTCGACAGCGTGCTGGGGGCAATGGGCGTGTTCGGTTTCGACGCTTGGCCGCTGCCACTATGGCTGGCGCTGCTGTGGCTAGTGCTGGCCAGCGGCATGCGCCACAGCCTGGCATGGGCTGGCAGGCACTGGCGGATCGGTGCGCTGCTGGGCGCACTCGGCGGCCCCCTGGCCTATTTAGGCGGCGCAAGGCTTGCGGATGTGGCCCTGCCGTTGGGCGCGCTGCAAACCGGCCTGCTACTGATGCCGATCTGGGCTTTGGCCCTGCCCCTGCTCGCGCGCCTCGCGGCGCGGCGCTGA
- a CDS encoding SAM-dependent methyltransferase — MSNPTLSVSKFAGLAPLIGGLARSAVLAQLGKLRHGHLRLLCHGQQWSFGDAESLLQAEVEVLDDAAWSLIAGNGSIGAGEAYIHGYWRSPDLARVTRLFVANLEVLDALEGGLARFGRPALRLLHRLNRNNKRGARRNILAHYDLGNALFERLLDPTMMYSAAQFEHPGQTLEQAQLHKLERICQKLELRPDDHLLEIGSGWGSLAIHAATRYGCRVTTTTLSEAQYSHTLARVQALGLEQRVKVLREDYRDLQGTFDKLVSIEMIEAVGHRYLPVYFRQCASLLKPEGLMLLQAITIRDQRYAQARRSVDFIQRYIFPGGALPSLSVLLDTASRHTTLNLVHMEDFGQDYAHTLRHWRENLRQARTALADLGYDEMFQRLWEFYLCYCQGGFEERTIGVAHLLWAAPLARRAPLPDGA; from the coding sequence ATGTCGAATCCCACCCTGAGCGTTAGCAAGTTCGCAGGCCTTGCGCCATTGATCGGCGGGCTGGCACGAAGCGCCGTACTTGCCCAGCTGGGCAAGCTGCGCCACGGCCACCTTCGCCTGCTCTGCCACGGGCAGCAGTGGAGTTTCGGTGATGCCGAGAGCCTGTTGCAGGCCGAGGTGGAGGTCCTCGATGACGCCGCCTGGAGCCTGATCGCCGGGAATGGTTCGATCGGGGCTGGCGAAGCCTACATCCACGGCTATTGGCGAAGCCCCGACCTGGCGCGGGTGACGCGCCTGTTCGTCGCCAACCTTGAAGTGCTGGACGCGCTCGAGGGTGGCCTGGCCCGCTTCGGCCGCCCTGCCCTGCGGTTGCTGCACCGGCTCAACCGCAACAACAAGCGCGGTGCCCGGCGCAACATTCTGGCGCACTACGACCTGGGCAATGCCCTGTTCGAGCGGCTGCTGGACCCCACCATGATGTATTCGGCCGCCCAATTCGAGCACCCTGGGCAAACACTGGAGCAAGCCCAGTTGCACAAGCTGGAGCGCATCTGCCAGAAGCTTGAACTGCGCCCTGACGATCACCTGCTGGAAATTGGCAGCGGCTGGGGCAGCCTGGCGATCCACGCAGCCACCCGATACGGCTGCAGGGTCACCACCACGACGCTCTCCGAGGCGCAGTACAGCCATACCCTGGCGCGCGTTCAGGCCCTGGGGCTGGAGCAGCGCGTGAAGGTGCTGCGCGAAGACTACCGCGACCTTCAAGGCACCTTCGACAAACTCGTGTCGATAGAGATGATCGAGGCTGTCGGCCACCGCTACCTGCCCGTGTATTTCCGCCAGTGTGCCTCGCTGCTCAAGCCAGAGGGCCTGATGCTGTTGCAGGCGATCACCATCCGCGACCAGCGCTACGCCCAGGCGCGGCGCTCGGTCGACTTCATCCAGCGCTATATTTTCCCCGGTGGCGCCCTGCCCTCGCTGAGCGTGTTGCTTGACACCGCCAGCCGACACACCACACTCAACCTTGTGCACATGGAGGATTTCGGCCAGGACTATGCCCACACGTTGCGGCATTGGCGTGAAAACCTGCGTCAGGCGCGCACAGCACTGGCGGACCTGGGCTACGACGAGATGTTCCAGCGCCTGTGGGAGTTCTACCTGTGTTACTGCCAGGGCGGTTTTGAGGAGCGCACCATCGGCGTTGCGCACCTGCTGTGGGCAGCGCCACTGGCACGGCGCGCCCCCTTGCCTGACGGTGCCTGA
- a CDS encoding DUF2256 domain-containing protein — protein MKKSLLPSKVCVVCGRPFSWRKRWARCWQQVRYCSDRCRRSAPRREAREQGQGQSPDRHQ, from the coding sequence ATGAAAAAGAGCCTTTTGCCCAGCAAGGTCTGCGTGGTGTGTGGCCGGCCGTTCAGCTGGCGCAAGCGCTGGGCTCGCTGTTGGCAGCAGGTGCGCTACTGCTCCGACCGATGCCGCAGGTCAGCGCCGCGCCGCGAGGCGCGCGAGCAGGGGCAGGGCCAAAGCCCAGATCGGCATCAGTAG
- a CDS encoding NAD(P)/FAD-dependent oxidoreductase has protein sequence MRIAIIGSGIAGLTCAHLLSRKHDVTVFEAEQWIGGHTHTLDVVWKGQRHAIDTGFIVFNDWTYPHFIRLLDQLKVTSQPTEMSFSVHDPVTGLEYNGHDLNTLFAQRRNLVSPGFWGMIRDILRFNRQALADLDNQRIDADTTLGAYLQAQRYGQRFIDHYIVPMGSAIWSMSRADMLHFPLEFFVRFCRNHGLLSVNQRPQWRVIKGGSRSYVAPLCRPFADRIRLNCRVHRVSRDEGGVTLVSAAGTERFDNVVFACHSDQALALLETPSTLERAVLSAIGYASNDVVLHTDTRLLPRRKSAWASWNYRLGGPEQAPAALTYNMNILQGIQAPTTFCVSLNQTALIDPAQVIARFQYAHPQYSIAASAAQACQAQLQGLQHSYFCGAYWGNGFHEDGVVSALKVAAHFGEQL, from the coding sequence ATGCGTATCGCAATCATCGGCAGTGGCATCGCGGGGTTGACCTGTGCCCACCTGCTGTCACGCAAGCACGACGTAACGGTTTTCGAAGCCGAGCAGTGGATCGGGGGCCACACGCATACCCTCGATGTGGTCTGGAAGGGCCAGCGCCATGCAATCGATACCGGCTTCATCGTTTTCAACGACTGGACCTACCCCCACTTCATCCGGTTGCTCGACCAGCTCAAGGTCACTTCGCAGCCGACCGAGATGAGTTTTTCGGTGCATGACCCGGTCACTGGCCTGGAGTACAACGGCCACGACCTGAACACACTGTTTGCCCAACGCCGCAACCTGGTGTCCCCGGGTTTCTGGGGCATGATACGGGATATTCTGCGGTTCAACCGCCAGGCACTGGCCGACCTGGACAACCAGCGTATCGACGCCGACACCACCCTGGGCGCCTACCTTCAGGCACAGCGCTATGGGCAGCGCTTCATCGACCACTACATCGTGCCGATGGGGTCGGCGATCTGGTCGATGTCCCGCGCCGACATGCTTCACTTCCCCCTTGAGTTCTTCGTGCGTTTCTGTCGCAACCACGGCTTGCTGTCGGTCAACCAACGCCCACAGTGGCGGGTGATCAAAGGCGGCTCGCGCAGCTATGTCGCGCCGCTGTGCCGACCGTTCGCTGATCGCATCCGCCTCAATTGCAGGGTTCACCGGGTCAGCCGCGACGAAGGTGGCGTGACCCTCGTGAGCGCGGCCGGCACCGAACGCTTCGACAATGTGGTGTTCGCCTGCCACAGCGACCAGGCGCTGGCACTGCTGGAAACCCCCAGCACACTGGAACGCGCCGTGCTCAGCGCCATCGGCTACGCAAGCAACGACGTGGTGCTGCACACCGATACCCGTCTGCTACCACGCCGCAAGAGCGCCTGGGCAAGCTGGAACTACCGCCTGGGCGGCCCAGAGCAGGCTCCCGCCGCGCTGACCTACAACATGAACATTCTGCAAGGTATTCAGGCACCGACAACCTTCTGCGTGAGCCTCAACCAGACCGCACTGATAGACCCAGCGCAAGTGATCGCCCGCTTCCAGTATGCCCATCCGCAGTACAGCATTGCGGCGTCCGCCGCCCAGGCGTGCCAGGCACAACTGCAGGGCCTGCAGCACAGTTACTTCTGCGGCGCCTACTGGGGCAACGGCTTTCATGAGGACGGGGTGGTCAGCGCGCTGAAAGTGGCTGCGCACTTCGGGGAGCAACTGTGA
- a CDS encoding nuclear transport factor 2 family protein — protein MSAYLQQFAERFASLDGAHLDTLEKLYSEDVTFRDPLHHIQGLQALRAYFEQLYANASDIRYAITSADEVRPGQGYLRWTLQFCHPRLARGRPITLQGCSCLHWRERVHFHQDYFDAGALLYEHLPVMGGAIRWLKGRLA, from the coding sequence ATGTCAGCATACCTACAGCAATTCGCCGAGCGCTTCGCCAGCCTCGATGGGGCGCACCTCGACACGCTGGAAAAACTGTACAGCGAAGATGTTACCTTTCGCGACCCTTTGCATCACATACAGGGGCTGCAGGCCCTGCGAGCCTATTTCGAGCAGTTGTACGCCAACGCCAGTGATATTCGCTATGCCATCACCAGCGCCGACGAGGTAAGGCCTGGGCAGGGCTACCTGCGCTGGACACTGCAGTTTTGCCACCCCCGCCTGGCCCGCGGTCGGCCGATCACCTTGCAAGGGTGTAGTTGCTTGCATTGGCGCGAACGCGTGCATTTTCACCAGGACTATTTCGACGCCGGCGCCCTGCTTTATGAACACCTCCCCGTCATGGGCGGGGCGATACGCTGGCTCAAAGGCAGGCTGGCATGA
- a CDS encoding metal-dependent hydrolase family protein, whose translation MGTLHLHCSTLFDGTGLHTRQQQTLIIEGGMIRHVGATAEAPRPRPGDREVHGQFVMPGLVDVHTHLAFGNAQSEEDIDIWTSDEFRALRGLFFAQHVLAAGVTSMVCPGDSGQLSIAVRNTVNAGLFEGPRIAASSRVITNRQSLNDWFPSRVGAPEYFTAALVTSRTEAIAQIRKQAKDGVDLIKIAMDGTHRRPNGEIIAAFTADETREMVDEAHRLGCRVATHAYGREAVMYAAKAGVDLVFHAFYMDDACIEALLEAGSVLAPTMTFPQNTVDFCQPHDPAISTGYAGYCARTLELGTPVLKRAKAAGVPFACGSDSGFAVTPYGEWHARELELLVRRLDFTPAEALFAATNVGARLMPRGEGLGTLEPGKQADLLILDGSPLDDIRILQDRNRLQAVYKAGEPVRLQRTAYNPKLVSDFNSLKWTDLYTRDRVAELGTWTL comes from the coding sequence ATGGGCACCCTGCACCTGCACTGCTCCACCCTGTTCGATGGCACCGGCCTGCACACCCGCCAGCAACAGACGCTGATCATCGAGGGCGGCATGATCCGTCACGTCGGCGCCACAGCCGAAGCGCCCCGGCCGAGGCCTGGCGACCGTGAAGTTCATGGCCAGTTCGTCATGCCCGGGCTGGTGGACGTACACACCCACCTGGCCTTCGGCAACGCCCAGAGCGAGGAAGACATCGACATCTGGACCAGCGACGAATTTCGAGCCCTGCGCGGGCTGTTTTTCGCCCAGCACGTATTGGCTGCCGGCGTAACCTCGATGGTCTGCCCCGGTGACAGTGGCCAGCTCAGCATCGCCGTGCGCAACACGGTCAACGCAGGGCTGTTCGAAGGCCCGCGCATTGCCGCCAGCAGCCGCGTGATCACCAATCGGCAGAGTCTCAACGACTGGTTCCCCAGCCGGGTCGGCGCACCGGAATATTTCACCGCCGCCCTGGTCACCAGCCGTACCGAAGCCATCGCGCAGATCCGCAAGCAGGCCAAGGACGGCGTAGACTTGATCAAGATCGCCATGGACGGAACCCACCGCCGCCCAAATGGTGAGATCATCGCTGCCTTCACTGCCGATGAAACCCGTGAGATGGTGGATGAGGCCCATCGGCTCGGCTGCCGCGTGGCCACCCACGCCTACGGCCGTGAGGCAGTGATGTACGCTGCCAAGGCGGGCGTCGACCTGGTGTTCCACGCGTTCTATATGGACGACGCCTGCATCGAGGCGTTACTCGAAGCCGGTAGCGTGCTCGCGCCAACCATGACCTTTCCGCAAAACACCGTGGACTTCTGCCAGCCCCACGATCCAGCGATCAGCACCGGCTACGCCGGCTACTGCGCGCGTACCCTGGAGCTGGGCACGCCGGTACTCAAGCGCGCCAAGGCTGCGGGCGTCCCATTCGCCTGCGGCAGCGATAGCGGCTTTGCCGTCACGCCCTACGGCGAGTGGCATGCCCGCGAGCTGGAGCTGCTGGTGCGCCGCCTGGACTTCACACCGGCCGAAGCGCTGTTCGCCGCGACCAATGTCGGCGCCCGCCTGATGCCCCGCGGCGAGGGCCTCGGCACCCTGGAACCGGGCAAGCAGGCCGACCTGCTGATACTCGACGGCTCACCCCTGGACGACATCCGCATCCTCCAGGACCGCAACCGCCTGCAGGCCGTGTACAAGGCCGGCGAGCCGGTACGCCTGCAACGCACCGCGTACAACCCGAAACTGGTGTCAGACTTCAACTCGCTGAAATGGACCGACCTCTATACCCGCGACCGTGTGGCCGAGCTTGGTACATGGACCCTTTGA
- a CDS encoding SDR family NAD(P)-dependent oxidoreductase: MSRCWLTGASSGIGAALAHILLEQGHQVALGGRHADRLAPLAEKFPGQALLAVGDLDNPQQVAGIAAQIEQAWGGLDMAILNAGTCEYLEPGHFDPALVERVMRTNLLGVSYCLAAALPLLRTGQRPHLVVMGSSVTWLALPRAGAYGASKAAVRYLVESQRIDLAREGIAVTLVSPGFVDTPLTRRNDFPMPQLWTAQRAARHIATRLPRRPLEINFPGLFTLVLRLLGALPARLRLALGQRLARHEQE, translated from the coding sequence ATGAGCCGCTGCTGGCTGACCGGCGCCAGTAGCGGTATCGGTGCCGCACTCGCACACATCCTTTTGGAGCAAGGCCATCAGGTTGCCTTGGGCGGGCGCCATGCCGATCGCCTTGCCCCTCTGGCCGAAAAATTTCCCGGGCAGGCATTGCTGGCCGTTGGCGATCTTGACAACCCGCAGCAGGTCGCCGGGATCGCCGCACAGATCGAGCAGGCCTGGGGCGGGCTGGACATGGCCATTCTCAATGCCGGCACCTGCGAATATCTGGAGCCGGGGCATTTCGACCCCGCGTTGGTCGAACGTGTAATGCGCACAAACCTGCTGGGCGTCAGCTACTGCCTGGCGGCGGCACTGCCCCTGCTTCGCACCGGCCAGCGCCCCCACCTGGTGGTTATGGGCAGTTCGGTGACCTGGCTGGCCCTGCCCCGCGCCGGCGCCTATGGCGCGTCCAAGGCTGCGGTGCGCTACCTGGTGGAGTCACAGCGAATCGACCTGGCTCGGGAGGGGATCGCGGTCACCCTGGTCAGCCCTGGCTTCGTCGACACGCCTCTGACACGTCGCAACGATTTCCCCATGCCGCAGCTGTGGACTGCGCAGCGCGCCGCCCGGCATATCGCCACGCGCCTGCCCCGGCGCCCACTGGAAATCAATTTCCCCGGGCTTTTCACCCTGGTGTTGCGCCTCTTGGGGGCGCTACCCGCGCGCCTGCGTCTGGCACTCGGCCAACGCCTCGCCCGCCATGAACAGGAATGA
- a CDS encoding PAS domain S-box protein produces the protein MINAKLLQLMVEHSNDGIVVAEQEGNDSILIYVNPAFERLTGYSADDILYQDCRFLQGEDHDQAGLATIREAIREGRPCRQVLRNYRKDGSLFWNELSITPVFNEADQLTYYIGIQRDVTAQIFAEEKVRELEAEVAELRRQPG, from the coding sequence ATGATCAACGCAAAACTTCTGCAACTGATGGTCGAGCATTCCAACGATGGCATCGTCGTCGCCGAGCAGGAAGGCAATGACAGCATCCTTATCTACGTCAACCCCGCCTTCGAACGCCTCACCGGCTATAGCGCCGACGATATCCTCTACCAGGACTGCCGTTTTCTTCAGGGCGAGGATCATGACCAGGCGGGCCTGGCAACCATCCGCGAGGCGATCCGCGAAGGCCGCCCCTGCCGCCAGGTGCTGCGCAACTACCGCAAGGACGGGAGCCTGTTCTGGAATGAGCTGTCCATCACGCCTGTTTTCAACGAAGCGGACCAACTGACGTACTACATTGGCATCCAGCGCGATGTCACCGCGCAGATATTCGCCGAAGAAAAGGTACGCGAGCTGGAGGCTGAAGTGGCTGAACTGCGCCGGCAACCAGGCTAG
- a CDS encoding alpha/beta hydrolase family protein, whose amino-acid sequence MFRYFPTNYVWNLSVDLAIEMGARMGEIEEMCAPLQEAAKQPDTAGTQAFRETWSTMADKLCNLAEEDESAGRRLSAGEKYGRAATYYLTCERLQAHGAPGRAALYQRFLETFARGIDLAKENCERVEIPYEGKHLSGLLVRAQGVSGPAPLLVQVNGLDSTKEMKYRVGLPAWLARRGVSSLIIDQPGTGEALRLQGLTARYDSEHWASRVVDWLETRADVDPKRIGLEGVSLGGYYCPRAVAFEPRFACGVVWGANHDWRDVQKRRLEKEGNFPVPHYWAHVCWVWGAKDMDDFMRIAEDVHLDGVLDRIRVPFLVTHGEKDSQIPLKWAHRTYEQLVNSPKRELKIFTDREGGVQHSSFDNSINAGHYIADWIAETLGGHTA is encoded by the coding sequence AAGAGGCCGCCAAACAGCCAGACACCGCCGGTACCCAGGCCTTCCGGGAAACCTGGTCGACCATGGCCGACAAGCTCTGCAACCTGGCCGAGGAAGATGAAAGCGCCGGCCGACGCCTTTCCGCCGGGGAAAAATACGGCCGCGCCGCCACCTACTACCTCACCTGCGAACGCCTTCAGGCCCACGGTGCGCCGGGCCGCGCGGCGCTGTACCAGCGCTTCCTGGAAACCTTCGCCCGTGGCATCGACCTGGCCAAGGAAAACTGCGAGCGGGTGGAGATCCCCTACGAGGGCAAGCACCTCTCGGGGTTGCTGGTGCGCGCGCAAGGCGTCAGCGGCCCGGCGCCGCTGCTGGTACAGGTCAATGGCCTGGACTCGACCAAGGAAATGAAATACCGCGTCGGCCTGCCCGCCTGGCTGGCCAGGCGCGGCGTGTCGTCCTTGATCATCGATCAGCCCGGCACCGGCGAAGCGCTGCGCCTGCAGGGGCTGACCGCACGCTACGACAGCGAGCACTGGGCCAGCCGCGTGGTGGACTGGCTGGAAACGCGTGCCGACGTCGACCCCAAGCGCATCGGCCTGGAAGGCGTGTCCCTCGGTGGTTACTACTGCCCGCGCGCGGTGGCCTTCGAGCCCCGCTTCGCCTGCGGCGTGGTGTGGGGCGCCAACCACGACTGGCGCGATGTGCAGAAGCGCCGGTTGGAGAAGGAAGGCAACTTCCCTGTTCCCCACTACTGGGCGCACGTGTGCTGGGTGTGGGGCGCGAAGGACATGGACGACTTCATGCGCATCGCCGAGGACGTGCATCTGGACGGTGTGCTCGACCGCATACGCGTGCCGTTTCTGGTCACCCATGGCGAAAAGGACTCGCAGATCCCACTCAAGTGGGCGCACCGCACCTATGAGCAACTGGTCAACAGCCCGAAACGCGAGCTGAAGATATTCACCGACCGCGAGGGCGGTGTGCAGCATTCCAGCTTCGACAACAGCATCAATGCCGGGCATTACATCGCCGACTGGATCGCCGAAACCCTTGGCGGCCACACGGCCTGA
- a CDS encoding MerR family transcriptional regulator: MTDATPPDLLPMRDVVSLTGINPVTLRAWERRHGLIRPQRTEGGHRLYTARDVQRIRDILRWTANGLPISKVGDLLAGQPEASVQQHSAFDDWRAAVVRATKAFDGPALEGIHGQLFTLLPKATVLREVLMPVWHELASASAPGQRSQWLFLDTFLRARLLLRLQMNQVDAPQVLLVGTDGQAELSVLCAGLLLSSEQQRIEVLGCGQPLEELPIVCAAMQPAALVIKVQAPVSPTLAKRLRSLQMDIVCPLALIGEGLADSQPALSAIPLCLLDERGADAARVLSALHRGVLDV; this comes from the coding sequence ATGACAGACGCCACCCCACCTGATTTGCTACCGATGCGCGATGTGGTCAGCCTGACCGGCATCAATCCGGTGACCTTGCGTGCCTGGGAGCGCCGCCATGGGTTGATACGCCCGCAGCGCACCGAGGGCGGCCATCGCCTGTACACGGCCCGGGATGTCCAGCGCATACGCGACATCTTGCGCTGGACGGCCAACGGCCTGCCCATCAGCAAGGTCGGCGATCTGCTCGCAGGCCAGCCTGAGGCGTCTGTGCAGCAGCATTCGGCCTTTGACGATTGGCGCGCCGCCGTGGTGCGCGCAACCAAGGCATTCGACGGGCCGGCACTGGAGGGGATCCATGGTCAATTGTTCACACTCTTGCCCAAGGCCACCGTGCTGCGTGAAGTGCTGATGCCGGTTTGGCATGAGCTGGCTTCAGCCTCCGCGCCTGGCCAGCGTAGCCAATGGTTGTTTCTCGACACGTTCTTGCGCGCCCGCTTGCTGCTGCGTTTGCAGATGAACCAGGTGGATGCGCCGCAGGTTTTGCTAGTAGGTACCGATGGGCAAGCCGAACTCAGTGTGTTGTGCGCCGGGCTACTGTTGAGCAGCGAGCAACAGCGCATCGAAGTGCTCGGTTGCGGGCAACCGCTGGAAGAGCTCCCCATCGTGTGTGCGGCCATGCAGCCTGCGGCACTGGTGATCAAAGTTCAGGCGCCGGTGAGCCCCACGTTGGCCAAGCGCTTACGGTCGTTGCAGATGGACATTGTGTGCCCGCTGGCCTTGATTGGCGAGGGGCTGGCCGATTCGCAGCCAGCCTTGAGCGCAATCCCGCTATGCCTGCTGGACGAGCGAGGCGCAGACGCCGCGCGCGTGCTGAGCGCCTTGCACCGTGGGGTTCTTGACGTTTGA
- a CDS encoding cryptochrome/photolyase family protein has translation MRLGLVLGDQLSFDLASLAALDPARDAVLMAEVEGEARYVPHHPLKIVLIFSAMRHFAQALRERGWQVHYVELDADGNSGSIVGELRRWQHALGATHIHLTECGEWRLEQALRDAALPLVWHRDRRFLCSREAFARWAHKRRQLRMEHFYRGMRKRMRCMEQAIGQTLRLGYAHHIQRLMVTGNFALLAGIVPTAICEWYVAVYMDAFDWVELPNTLGMVMHADGGYLGSKPYCASGRYIQRMSDHCKACSYKVDLVIEDDGCPFNALYWHFLIRHRPLLSTSPRLALVYRSLDGMTASRRDAVWQRGQALLAQLDAQQAL, from the coding sequence ATGCGTCTGGGCCTTGTGCTGGGTGACCAGCTGTCGTTCGACCTGGCAAGCCTGGCGGCCCTTGATCCTGCGCGCGATGCTGTCTTGATGGCGGAAGTGGAGGGCGAGGCCCGGTACGTGCCGCATCATCCGCTGAAGATCGTTCTGATCTTCAGCGCCATGCGGCACTTTGCCCAGGCCCTGCGCGAGCGGGGTTGGCAAGTGCATTATGTCGAGCTCGATGCTGACGGCAACAGCGGTAGCATCGTTGGCGAATTGCGTCGCTGGCAACACGCCCTGGGCGCCACGCATATTCACCTGACCGAGTGCGGGGAGTGGCGCCTGGAGCAGGCTTTGCGTGATGCCGCCTTGCCCCTGGTGTGGCATCGCGACAGGCGTTTTCTGTGCTCCCGCGAAGCCTTCGCGCGCTGGGCCCATAAGCGTCGGCAGCTGCGTATGGAGCACTTCTACCGTGGCATGCGCAAGCGAATGCGCTGTATGGAGCAAGCCATCGGGCAGACCCTGCGGCTGGGCTATGCGCACCATATCCAGCGGTTGATGGTGACCGGCAACTTCGCCTTGCTGGCCGGTATCGTACCCACCGCGATTTGCGAGTGGTACGTGGCGGTCTATATGGATGCCTTCGACTGGGTCGAGCTGCCCAACACGCTTGGCATGGTGATGCACGCCGACGGCGGCTACCTGGGGTCCAAGCCTTACTGCGCCAGTGGTCGTTACATCCAGCGCATGTCCGACCATTGCAAGGCGTGCAGTTACAAGGTTGATCTTGTTATCGAGGACGATGGCTGCCCGTTCAATGCCCTGTACTGGCATTTTCTTATCCGCCATCGCCCTCTGCTGTCGACGAGCCCGCGTTTGGCTCTGGTCTATCGTAGCCTCGATGGCATGACGGCTAGCCGGCGAGACGCTGTATGGCAGCGTGGCCAGGCACTGTTGGCGCAGCTCGATGCGCAGCAGGCGTTATGA